One window of Rasiella rasia genomic DNA carries:
- the hemL gene encoding glutamate-1-semialdehyde 2,1-aminomutase — protein sequence MVYQRSSALFQEAQTVIPGGVNSPVRAFKAVGGTPIFVEKAKGAYLYDVDGNQLIDYINSWGPMILGHAHVPVVNAVIEKAQKGTSFGMPTEIETDIAALAVRMVPGIEKIRFVNSGTEACMSAVRLARGYTGKDKIIKFAGCYHGHSDSFLIQAGSGAVTFGTPNSPGVTKGTAKDTLLATYNDLENVAQLIQDNKDEIACIILEPVAGNMGCIPPADRFLQGLRTLCDANNILLIFDEVMTGFRLAKGGAQELYNVNADIVTFGKVIGGGLPVGAFAARAEIMNHLAPLGPVYQAGTLSGNPLAMAAGLAMLTELNSNAEVFDSLEKKTAYLHKGLREVMVKNGVAHTINRVGSMLSIHFSEAPVVDFKTAAHASGENFKLFFHGMLQEGVYIAPSAYETWFLCDALTYLDLDKTIEAANSVAQKLA from the coding sequence ATGGTATATCAGCGTAGTAGTGCTCTTTTCCAAGAAGCTCAAACCGTAATTCCTGGAGGTGTAAACTCACCAGTTCGTGCTTTTAAAGCTGTTGGAGGCACCCCTATTTTTGTAGAAAAAGCAAAAGGCGCTTATCTCTATGATGTAGATGGAAATCAATTAATAGATTACATTAATTCATGGGGGCCTATGATTTTAGGTCACGCTCATGTTCCCGTTGTAAATGCAGTCATTGAAAAAGCTCAAAAAGGCACTTCTTTTGGAATGCCTACCGAAATTGAAACCGATATAGCCGCCTTAGCGGTTCGTATGGTGCCAGGAATTGAGAAAATACGATTTGTAAATAGTGGTACCGAAGCATGTATGAGTGCTGTTCGTTTGGCGCGTGGATATACAGGCAAAGATAAAATTATCAAATTTGCTGGCTGCTATCATGGTCATAGCGATTCGTTTTTAATTCAGGCAGGAAGTGGTGCAGTAACATTTGGTACTCCAAATAGTCCAGGTGTTACAAAAGGCACTGCTAAAGACACACTTTTAGCTACCTACAACGATTTGGAAAATGTGGCTCAATTAATACAGGACAATAAAGACGAAATTGCTTGTATTATTTTAGAACCTGTTGCGGGTAATATGGGTTGTATTCCTCCCGCAGATCGATTCTTGCAGGGGTTGCGAACACTTTGTGATGCCAACAACATCCTTCTTATTTTTGATGAGGTTATGACAGGTTTTAGACTGGCAAAAGGTGGGGCACAAGAATTGTATAATGTGAACGCTGATATTGTTACCTTCGGAAAAGTTATAGGGGGTGGTTTGCCCGTAGGTGCTTTTGCTGCTCGGGCAGAAATTATGAATCACCTAGCACCTCTAGGTCCAGTGTATCAGGCAGGAACGCTTAGTGGTAACCCTCTAGCAATGGCTGCGGGATTGGCTATGTTAACCGAGTTAAATTCTAATGCCGAAGTATTCGACTCTTTAGAAAAGAAAACAGCTTATTTGCATAAAGGGTTACGTGAGGTAATGGTAAAAAATGGGGTGGCGCATACTATAAATAGAGTAGGCTCTATGCTATCTATTCATTTTTCAGAAGCACCTGTTGTAGATTTTAAAACTGCGGCGCATGCGAGTGGTGAAAACTTTAAACTGTTTTTTCACGGAATGTTACAAGAAGGAGTTTATATTGCACCTAGCGCCTACGAAACATGGTTCTTATGCGATGCGCTTACCTACCTAGATTTAGATAAAACTATTGAGGCAGCAAATAGCGTAGCTCAAAAATTGGCATAA
- a CDS encoding fibronectin type III domain-containing protein has product MKKFIYVFALISIGLATLSACGGDDETVVVAAEDEESPTAPTNLMSTLSAETSIIISWDAATDNVGVTGYTVYQDGLIVQENVTTTTATITNLTAETSYNFYVVAFDAAGNQSDPSTSIDAMTALTFRTNLSEMGVFAAVNEDLVPANGVQLYELNSPLFTDYAQKQRLVRVPEGTTLQYNNSDLLPLFPDNTLIAKTFYYNIDDRDPSLGRQIIETRILLKIAGEWKVGDYIWNADQTEATFTLNGSQTPISYIDIDGATQQVDYEIPSQQDCFTCHNNNGSTFPIGMKLRSLNFSPSYTTQNQLDYFASEGILEGVTSSAISVLPDWTDDATYTLSERARAYLDINCAHCHQPGGGAPNGFDIDFRYETAYDDTGIYSNRGEIEARFGSTIPTYRMPQLGRTIVHEEALALLVEYIESL; this is encoded by the coding sequence ATGAAAAAGTTTATCTATGTTTTTGCTTTAATTTCAATAGGTCTAGCTACGCTAAGTGCGTGTGGCGGAGATGACGAAACAGTTGTAGTTGCAGCAGAAGACGAAGAGAGCCCTACGGCTCCTACTAATTTAATGAGTACGTTAAGTGCCGAAACTTCTATAATTATTTCGTGGGATGCCGCAACAGATAATGTAGGCGTAACAGGTTACACCGTATACCAAGATGGTTTAATAGTGCAAGAGAATGTTACTACAACTACTGCTACAATTACTAATCTTACTGCGGAAACTTCCTATAATTTTTATGTTGTTGCTTTTGATGCCGCTGGCAATCAATCTGACCCAAGTACGAGTATAGATGCTATGACTGCGCTTACATTTAGAACTAATCTATCTGAAATGGGTGTCTTTGCTGCGGTGAATGAAGATTTAGTTCCTGCCAATGGAGTTCAATTATACGAACTTAATTCTCCGCTCTTTACAGATTATGCACAAAAACAACGGTTGGTTCGAGTTCCTGAAGGAACAACCCTTCAATACAACAACAGTGATTTATTACCCCTCTTTCCAGACAATACATTAATTGCCAAAACCTTTTACTATAATATAGATGACAGAGATCCTTCGCTAGGACGTCAAATAATTGAAACACGTATCCTTTTAAAGATAGCTGGTGAGTGGAAGGTAGGAGATTATATCTGGAATGCTGACCAAACAGAAGCAACCTTTACACTAAATGGCTCACAAACACCTATTAGTTATATCGATATAGATGGCGCCACCCAACAGGTAGACTATGAAATTCCGTCGCAACAAGATTGCTTTACATGTCATAATAATAATGGAAGTACATTTCCTATAGGCATGAAATTACGTAGCCTGAACTTTAGCCCGTCGTATACCACTCAAAACCAACTAGATTATTTTGCTAGTGAAGGTATTCTAGAAGGCGTTACCTCGAGTGCAATTTCTGTATTACCAGACTGGACCGACGATGCAACCTACACCCTAAGCGAAAGAGCCCGAGCTTATTTAGATATAAATTGTGCACATTGTCACCAACCTGGTGGAGGCGCTCCAAATGGTTTTGACATAGATTTTAGATACGAAACCGCTTATGACGATACAGGCATTTACTCAAACAGAGGAGAAATAGAAGCACGTTTTGGCAGTACCATACCCACCTATAGAATGCCACAACTTGGCAGAACTATTGTTCACGAAGAAGCACTAGCACTATTAGTCGAGTACATTGAGTCTTTATAA
- a CDS encoding 1-aminocyclopropane-1-carboxylate deaminase/D-cysteine desulfhydrase — translation MMNVSFNSLIPSENVSILAKELQNISGELVLKREDLLHPAISGNKFRKLKYNLQEAFILKRDTIVTFGGAFSNHIAAVAAAGKMTGLATVGYIRGEELENSYTYNTTLKYAAEHGMTLRFISREQYRHKDSEQFLEEISAQFPNAYILPEGGTNTLAVKGCEEILTPADSGFDYICTAVGTGGTLAGLIKASENTQHVIGYSALKGTFQKKVIATHTSKTNFTLKDTYCFGGYAKIDSELIRFMNNFKQETGILLDPVYTAKMLFGIFADLKKGVFPENSRILAIHTGGIQGISGMNKLLKKRSLPQIET, via the coding sequence ATGATGAATGTTAGCTTTAACTCATTAATCCCTTCTGAAAACGTTAGTATTTTGGCTAAAGAGTTACAGAATATATCGGGGGAGCTTGTGTTAAAACGAGAAGATTTATTACATCCTGCTATCTCTGGAAATAAATTCAGAAAACTAAAATATAACTTGCAAGAAGCTTTTATTCTGAAACGGGATACCATTGTAACCTTTGGCGGAGCATTTTCAAATCATATAGCCGCCGTAGCCGCTGCCGGAAAAATGACAGGGCTTGCAACCGTTGGGTACATAAGAGGTGAAGAATTAGAGAATTCTTACACCTATAATACTACCTTAAAATATGCCGCGGAGCACGGTATGACGTTGCGCTTTATTTCTAGAGAACAGTATAGACATAAAGATTCTGAACAGTTTCTTGAAGAAATTTCAGCGCAATTCCCGAATGCTTATATACTTCCTGAAGGTGGAACTAACACCTTGGCTGTTAAAGGATGTGAAGAAATACTTACCCCGGCCGATAGTGGTTTTGACTATATCTGCACAGCTGTTGGTACAGGCGGTACCTTGGCAGGCCTAATCAAGGCTTCAGAAAACACGCAACATGTTATTGGCTATTCTGCTTTAAAAGGAACATTTCAGAAGAAAGTGATAGCAACACATACATCAAAAACAAACTTTACGTTAAAGGATACGTATTGTTTTGGGGGCTACGCTAAAATAGATTCAGAATTAATTCGTTTTATGAATAATTTTAAGCAAGAAACTGGAATTTTGCTGGATCCTGTGTATACCGCTAAAATGCTCTTCGGAATTTTTGCCGATTTAAAAAAAGGCGTATTCCCTGAAAATAGCCGTATTTTAGCCATCCATACTGGAGGTATACAAGGTATTTCTGGCATGAATAAATTATTAAAAAAAAGAAGTCTCCCTCAAATAGAAACTTAA
- a CDS encoding prenyltransferase/squalene oxidase repeat-containing protein: protein MKTKLVLLLLPIALVGFLASGFISTEDYPETKRTLQPEDGCVFMTTMGEQSSEGFSVFKTNENVQMSVRDGLSWLAEAQLENGGYGAGSHTAQHVRNPHAVKADPATTAMVAQALVRSGTTLKKGAYADNLKNAIAYLLETVESSSKTDPYITDVRNTQIQSKLGQNIDAVLTAQFLSNLLDRNLKGLDKKRVNRALDICVAKIEAGTDASGRQKGAGWAGVLQSGLANSALEAAQSVGADVDEEVLEKARDYQKQNYDEKDGSVKTEDGAGVMLYAVSGSVRASAKDARRAQEALNKAKKEGKLDDKAPMSVANLIKSGFSESEAIDYNASYKVYESAKNTAQRSDVLNGFGNNGGEEFLSFLQTGESLVVNKDEDWKDWYDNMSGRILKIQNEDGSWNGHHCITSPVFCTATSVLLLTVENDIQFLSNMGK, encoded by the coding sequence ATGAAAACAAAATTAGTATTGCTATTGTTACCTATAGCATTGGTGGGATTTTTAGCTTCCGGATTCATTTCTACGGAAGATTACCCAGAAACAAAACGAACGTTACAGCCAGAAGATGGTTGCGTGTTTATGACAACTATGGGAGAGCAATCTTCGGAAGGGTTTAGTGTCTTTAAAACTAATGAAAATGTTCAAATGTCAGTTCGCGACGGACTCTCATGGCTGGCTGAAGCGCAACTTGAAAACGGAGGTTATGGCGCAGGAAGTCATACTGCGCAACATGTTAGAAATCCGCATGCGGTAAAAGCAGATCCTGCTACAACAGCGATGGTTGCTCAGGCATTGGTTAGAAGCGGCACCACATTAAAAAAGGGTGCTTATGCAGACAATCTCAAAAATGCAATAGCGTATTTGCTAGAAACTGTGGAAAGTAGTTCTAAAACAGATCCATACATTACAGATGTTCGAAATACACAGATACAGAGTAAACTAGGTCAGAATATTGATGCAGTGCTAACAGCGCAATTTCTTTCAAATCTATTAGATAGAAACCTGAAAGGTCTAGACAAAAAGCGCGTAAACAGAGCACTAGACATTTGCGTAGCAAAAATTGAAGCTGGGACAGATGCTAGCGGAAGACAAAAAGGTGCCGGTTGGGCTGGTGTGCTACAAAGTGGGCTGGCAAATAGTGCGCTTGAGGCAGCACAGTCTGTTGGGGCAGATGTAGACGAGGAGGTTTTAGAAAAAGCTAGAGATTACCAAAAGCAAAATTACGATGAAAAAGACGGCAGCGTAAAAACTGAAGACGGTGCTGGTGTCATGTTATACGCGGTTAGTGGTAGTGTTCGCGCAAGTGCTAAAGATGCCAGAAGAGCTCAAGAAGCCCTAAATAAGGCAAAGAAAGAAGGGAAGTTAGACGATAAAGCCCCTATGAGTGTAGCCAATTTAATAAAGTCTGGGTTTAGTGAAAGTGAAGCTATCGATTACAATGCCTCGTATAAGGTATACGAATCTGCCAAAAATACAGCACAACGTAGCGATGTATTAAATGGTTTTGGAAATAACGGGGGAGAAGAATTTTTAAGCTTTCTACAAACAGGGGAGTCTTTAGTTGTAAATAAAGACGAAGATTGGAAGGATTGGTACGATAATATGAGCGGGAGAATTTTAAAAATTCAGAATGAAGATGGTAGTTGGAATGGGCACCACTGTATCACTAGTCCGGTCTTTTGTACAGCAACCAGTGTGCTACTTCTTACAGTAGAAAATGACATTCAATTTTTAAGTAATATGGGTAAATAA
- the yiaA gene encoding inner membrane protein YiaA: MENLSETKKKPVNAPLIETIKKKKEKFNCKPTPAFIGASWTALFIGMVSYCIGLWNATMWLNEKGYYFTILLFGLFSVVSVQKSVRDKLEGIPVTDIYYGISWFTTIVSILLLVIGLWNSDMELSEKGFYGMSFMLSLFAAVAVQKNTRDVKFQERKLVEDE, from the coding sequence ATGGAAAATTTAAGTGAAACAAAAAAGAAACCGGTAAACGCACCGTTGATAGAAACTATCAAAAAGAAAAAGGAAAAATTTAATTGTAAACCAACACCTGCATTTATTGGCGCCTCATGGACGGCACTATTTATTGGAATGGTTTCCTACTGCATTGGCTTATGGAATGCTACCATGTGGTTAAATGAAAAGGGCTATTATTTTACAATCTTATTATTTGGTCTCTTTTCTGTGGTATCGGTTCAAAAAAGTGTTCGCGATAAACTAGAAGGCATTCCTGTAACCGATATTTATTATGGTATTAGTTGGTTTACAACCATTGTATCTATTTTGCTATTGGTTATTGGTCTATGGAATTCAGACATGGAGCTAAGTGAAAAAGGCTTTTATGGTATGAGTTTTATGCTAAGTCTTTTTGCCGCCGTGGCCGTTCAGAAAAATACGCGGGACGTAAAGTTTCAAGAACGTAAACTAGTGGAAGATGAATAA
- a CDS encoding glucosaminidase domain-containing protein, which produces MLRKSTLLLLLVVLTLGACKSKKQVTSKKKRPAIERVVVNKKPPKDIPKETTPKTEVKKPPANATYAEVVQMYIANYSTIAKEEMLQYGIPASITLAQGILESGAGRGDLTKRANNHFGIKCHKGWTGDTVYHDDDELQECFRKYSDPKYSFRDHSLFLTERSRYQDLFKLRKDDYKGWARGLKKAGYATDPKYPNKLISIIERYNLTEFDDEVLGNSANSAKLDDTKIATHKVKKGDTLYNIARRFNLTVETLKEYNGLTTNNISIGQVLYLHPVKNK; this is translated from the coding sequence ATGTTGCGAAAATCAACACTACTTTTACTACTTGTCGTTTTAACGTTAGGTGCTTGTAAATCTAAAAAACAAGTAACTAGCAAAAAAAAGCGCCCTGCTATCGAACGGGTGGTAGTTAATAAAAAACCGCCAAAAGACATTCCAAAAGAAACAACTCCGAAGACGGAAGTCAAGAAGCCGCCGGCAAATGCAACTTATGCTGAAGTTGTTCAAATGTACATTGCTAATTATAGTACAATTGCCAAAGAAGAAATGCTTCAATATGGTATTCCGGCAAGTATTACTCTTGCACAGGGTATTTTAGAAAGCGGCGCAGGTAGGGGAGATCTTACCAAACGCGCTAACAATCATTTTGGAATTAAATGCCATAAGGGTTGGACTGGAGATACTGTGTATCACGACGATGATGAATTGCAAGAATGTTTCAGAAAATATAGCGACCCTAAATATTCTTTTAGAGATCATTCACTTTTTTTAACAGAGCGCAGTAGGTATCAAGATTTATTTAAACTGAGAAAAGACGATTATAAGGGTTGGGCGAGAGGACTGAAGAAAGCTGGATATGCTACAGACCCAAAATACCCAAATAAGCTTATCAGTATCATTGAGCGTTACAATTTAACCGAGTTCGATGATGAAGTCTTGGGTAATAGTGCGAATTCAGCAAAGTTAGACGACACAAAAATAGCAACGCATAAAGTAAAAAAAGGAGATACCTTATATAATATAGCAAGACGCTTTAATCTAACGGTGGAGACATTAAAAGAATACAACGGCCTTACTACAAACAACATTTCTATAGGACAAGTGTTATATTTGCACCCTGTAAAGAATAAGTAA